From a single Kryptolebias marmoratus isolate JLee-2015 linkage group LG17, ASM164957v2, whole genome shotgun sequence genomic region:
- the zgc:56095 gene encoding ferritin, lower subunit — translation MQSVVKQNFHAETEGDINKLVNLKLNASYTYLALGMYFDRDDVALPHFSSFFLERSEKEQEQAEKLLEYQNRRGGRILFQNIAKPSKEDWKGGLDALTFSLEYQKSLNTCVLDVHRRADNHKDPHLCNFLEEDFLVDSHDTIKKLGDYISSLSRLSQSGDNASMGEYLFDRHTL, via the exons atgcagtctgtggtaaaacaaaactttcatgCAGAGACTGAAGGAGACATCAACAAACTCGTCAATCTGAAGCTCAATGCTTCTTACACCTACCTGGCCTTG GGCATGTATTTTGACAGGGACGATGTTGCGTTGCCACACTTTTCCAGCTTTTTCCTGGAGCGCTCTGAGAAGGAGCAGGAACAGGcggagaagctgctggagtATCAGAACAGGAGAGGGGGCCGTATTTTGTTTCAGAATATTGCT AAACCAAGTAAAGAGGACTGGAAAGGTGGTCTGGATGCTCTGACTTTTTCGCTGGAATACCAGAAGTCCTTGAACACATGTGTCCTTGATGTGCACCGCAGAGCTGACAACCACAAGGACCCACAT ctGTGCAACTTCCTTGAAGAGGACTTTCTCGTCGACAGCCATGACACCATCAAGAAACTGGGTGACTACATCAGCAGCCTGTCCCGCCTGTCTCAGTCTGGGGATAATGCGTCCATGGGAGAATACCTGTTTGACAGACACACTCTGTAA
- the LOC108237260 gene encoding synaptotagmin-1, which yields MRLVSDGVRLRRAAEPSEPESEETTESAHHEHSHHEHTHPEHHHEHSHTEHHPGHDYNHMKEKFMNELGHLPIPMWAVAAIVVLVLVLVACFIFCVFKKCFGKKKKPKKVRERKAGRRRKEKEGEGEIGEKEGEVKKEGQQEEKEQEKLGRLEFSLDYNFTDSQLIVGILQAQDLAAMDMGGTSDPYVKVFLLPDKKKKYETKVQRKNLCPVFNETFIFKIPYAELGGKTLVLQVFDFDRFSKHDMIGDIKIPMNSIDLGQPIHQWRDLESSEKEEEKLGDICISLRYVPTAGKLTVNIMEAKNLKKMDVGGLSDPYVKIVLQQNGKRIKKKKTTVKKNTLNPYFNESFSFEVPFEQIQKVQVVITVYDYDKLGSNDPIGKTFMGYGATGVGLRHWSDMLANPRRPVAQWHTLMPEEEVDAALKAKPR from the exons ATGAGGCTGGTCAGTGATGGGGTCCGACTTCGAAGGGCTGCTGAGCCGTCCGAACCAGAATCTGAGGAAACAACGGAGTCGGCTCACCATGAGCACAGTCATCACGAACACACTCATCCAGAGCACCACCATGAGCACTCACATACAGAACACCACCCGGGCCACGACTACAACCACATGAAGGAGAAGTTCATGAATGAACTGGGTCATCTGCCAA TTCCCATGTGGGCAGTGgcagccattgttgtgttggtCCTGGTTTTAGTGGCGTGCTTCATCTTCTGtgttttcaagaaatgcttcgggaaaaagaaaaagccaaagaaaGTGAGGGAAAGAAAGGCAGGCCGacgcagaaaagaaaaagaaggtgaAGGAGAGATTGGAGAGAAG GAGGGGGAGGTGAAAAAGGaagggcagcaggaggagaaagaaCAGGAGAAGTTGGGTAGACTGGAGTTCTCTTTGGACTATAACTTCACTGATTCCCAG CTCATTGTAGGCATCCTTCAGGCTCAGGACCTCGCTGCTATGGACATGGGGGGAACATCAGACCCCTACGTCAAAGTTTTCCTGTtgccagacaaaaaaaagaaatatgagaCCAAGGTTCAACGCAAAAACCTGTGCCCTGTTTTCAATGAGACATTCATCTTCAAG ATTCCATATGCAGAGTTGGGTGGGAAAACTTTGGTGCTGCAGGTTTTTGACTTTGATCGTTTCTCCAAGCACGACATGATTGGCGACATAAAGATTCCCATGAACAGTATTGATCTGGGCCAACCAATTCATCAATGGAGGGACTTGGAAAGTAGTGAGAAGGAGGAG GAAAAACTGGGAGATATTTGCATTTCCTTGCGCTATGTTCCCACTGCTGGAAAACTGACAGTTAACATCATGGAGGCAAAAAATcttaagaaaatggatgttgGTGGCTTGTCAG ACCCATATGTGAAAATTGTTCTGCAACAAAATGGAAAGCggataaagaagaagaagacaacagTCAAGAAAAACACACTCAATCCTTACTTTAATGAGAGCTTCAGCTTTGAAGTCCCCTTTGAGCAAATACAG AAAGTGCAGGTTGTCATCACAGTTTACGACTATGACAAACTTGGGAGCAACGACCCCATTGGAAAGACCTTTATGGGTTACGGAGCTACAGGTGTGGGCCTGCGCCACTGGTCTGATATGCTTGCAAATCCCAGACGCCCAGTAGCTCAGTGGCACACTCTCATGCCGGAAGAAGAGGTTGATGCAGCGCTCAAAGCAAAACCTCGTTAG
- the LOC108237062 gene encoding dynein assembly factor 3, axonemal isoform X1: MSAGRTSEGAGCITWWGFSPAQDLLCLGESLAGPGRFEGEINVLVVGSADPRHILKTIAGLHDKQSLHIWVIENSMEVVARQLLLLYLALVPHEYMGINEKTEVFLEVFGNSEIRSQTEETLQRAASQLSLSVTETLEAARHACLNTTLLKFKERDELARIFNLWIQSSSSERPAPIRMSKVWDYRIRQHLGTRYDSRKGCFDWDLTMKLHTNGCGVINKHQYVRWREQGLAFEMREGVYQITNPTLLSTRVFNQKGDKVAVRGYWGDIVSSPYLSFGIETDDRNLLKKQNEQHIKTAQDISFANVQGLFQSLSSRRGCLTAAQSDSEAEKVSTQTEQKSVSFDDLMHLNGVFITFLPLDSLHKLPDKQKYSHYFQAIYFSASCVHQLGAVMRQIAAPDAVLVVELAKHILDLNKEQEAGFAKKVASMALEAGFEPWREGNSGDVHAVFVQQK; this comes from the exons ATGAGTGCTGGACGGACGTCAGAGGGTGCAGGTTGCATCACCTGGTGGGGGTTCAGTCCGGCCCAAGATCTGCTCTGTCTGGGTGAGAGCCTCGCGG GTCCTGGGAGGTTTGAGGGAGAAATCAACGTCTTAGTGGTTGGAAGTGCTGATCCAAGACATATTTTGAAGACTATTGCTGGTTTGCACGATAAACAAAGCCTTCAT ATATGGGTGATAGAAAACAGCATGGAGGTGGTGGCTaggcagctgctgctcctttatTTAGCTCTTGTGCCCCACGAATACATGGGAATTAATG AGAAGACAGAAGTTTTTCTGGAGGTTTTTGGAAACAGTGAAATCCGCAGTCAGACAGAAGAAACTCTGCAACGAGCCGCATCACAGCTTTCTCTGTCTGTTACTGAAACACTGGAGGCTGCCAGGCATGCCTGTCTCAATACAACTCTTCTCAAG TTCAAGGAGCGAGATGAACTAGCCAGGATATTCAACTTGTGGATCCAGTCTTCTTCATCTGAGCGTCCTGCTCCCATCAGGATGTCCAAAGTCTGGGATTATCGCATCAGGCAGCATCTCGGTACTCGTTATGACTCCAGGAAGGGCTGTTTTGACTGGGATCTTACAATGAAGCTGCATACAAATGGG TGTGGCGTCATTAACAAACACCAATATGTGCGATGGAGAGAGCAGGGACTGGCGTTTGAAATGAGGGAAGGTGTCTACCAAATAACAAATCCAACTTTGCTTTCTACAAGGGTGTTTAACCAG aAAGGAGACAAAGTTGCAGTTAGAGGCTACTGGGGAGACATTGTTTCCAGTCCTTATCTGTCTTTTGGAATCGAAACAGATGACAGGAACCTGCTAAAGAAACAGAATGAGCAACACATCAAG ACAGCTCAGGATATCTCCTTTGCCAACGTCCAAGGATTGTTCCAGTCCTTGTCCAGTAGACGGGGCTGCCTCACTGCTGCTCAGTCCGACTCAGAGGCTGAGAAGGTGTCCACACAGACTGAGCAGAAGTCTGTCAGCTTTGATG ACTTGATGCACCTAAATGGGGTCTTTATAACATTCCTTCCTTTGGACTCACTTCACAAACTgccagacaaacagaaatactcTCACTACTTTCAAGCAATTTACTTCTCTGCCAG CTGCGTGCACCAGTTGGGCGCCGTGATGAGACAGATTGCAGCACCAGACGCTGTGCTTGTCGTCGAGTTGGCCAA GCACATTCTGGATCTCAACAAAGAACAAGAAGCGGGCTTTGCGAAAAAAGTGGCAAGCATGGCTCTAGAGGCTGGATTTGAACCCTGGCGTGAAGGAAACAGTGGTGACGTTCATGCAGTTTTCGTGCAGCAGAAGTGA
- the LOC108237062 gene encoding dynein assembly factor 3, axonemal isoform X2: MSAGRTSEGAGCITWWGFSPAQDLLCLGPGRFEGEINVLVVGSADPRHILKTIAGLHDKQSLHIWVIENSMEVVARQLLLLYLALVPHEYMGINEKTEVFLEVFGNSEIRSQTEETLQRAASQLSLSVTETLEAARHACLNTTLLKFKERDELARIFNLWIQSSSSERPAPIRMSKVWDYRIRQHLGTRYDSRKGCFDWDLTMKLHTNGCGVINKHQYVRWREQGLAFEMREGVYQITNPTLLSTRVFNQKGDKVAVRGYWGDIVSSPYLSFGIETDDRNLLKKQNEQHIKTAQDISFANVQGLFQSLSSRRGCLTAAQSDSEAEKVSTQTEQKSVSFDDLMHLNGVFITFLPLDSLHKLPDKQKYSHYFQAIYFSASCVHQLGAVMRQIAAPDAVLVVELAKHILDLNKEQEAGFAKKVASMALEAGFEPWREGNSGDVHAVFVQQK; this comes from the exons ATGAGTGCTGGACGGACGTCAGAGGGTGCAGGTTGCATCACCTGGTGGGGGTTCAGTCCGGCCCAAGATCTGCTCTGTCTGG GTCCTGGGAGGTTTGAGGGAGAAATCAACGTCTTAGTGGTTGGAAGTGCTGATCCAAGACATATTTTGAAGACTATTGCTGGTTTGCACGATAAACAAAGCCTTCAT ATATGGGTGATAGAAAACAGCATGGAGGTGGTGGCTaggcagctgctgctcctttatTTAGCTCTTGTGCCCCACGAATACATGGGAATTAATG AGAAGACAGAAGTTTTTCTGGAGGTTTTTGGAAACAGTGAAATCCGCAGTCAGACAGAAGAAACTCTGCAACGAGCCGCATCACAGCTTTCTCTGTCTGTTACTGAAACACTGGAGGCTGCCAGGCATGCCTGTCTCAATACAACTCTTCTCAAG TTCAAGGAGCGAGATGAACTAGCCAGGATATTCAACTTGTGGATCCAGTCTTCTTCATCTGAGCGTCCTGCTCCCATCAGGATGTCCAAAGTCTGGGATTATCGCATCAGGCAGCATCTCGGTACTCGTTATGACTCCAGGAAGGGCTGTTTTGACTGGGATCTTACAATGAAGCTGCATACAAATGGG TGTGGCGTCATTAACAAACACCAATATGTGCGATGGAGAGAGCAGGGACTGGCGTTTGAAATGAGGGAAGGTGTCTACCAAATAACAAATCCAACTTTGCTTTCTACAAGGGTGTTTAACCAG aAAGGAGACAAAGTTGCAGTTAGAGGCTACTGGGGAGACATTGTTTCCAGTCCTTATCTGTCTTTTGGAATCGAAACAGATGACAGGAACCTGCTAAAGAAACAGAATGAGCAACACATCAAG ACAGCTCAGGATATCTCCTTTGCCAACGTCCAAGGATTGTTCCAGTCCTTGTCCAGTAGACGGGGCTGCCTCACTGCTGCTCAGTCCGACTCAGAGGCTGAGAAGGTGTCCACACAGACTGAGCAGAAGTCTGTCAGCTTTGATG ACTTGATGCACCTAAATGGGGTCTTTATAACATTCCTTCCTTTGGACTCACTTCACAAACTgccagacaaacagaaatactcTCACTACTTTCAAGCAATTTACTTCTCTGCCAG CTGCGTGCACCAGTTGGGCGCCGTGATGAGACAGATTGCAGCACCAGACGCTGTGCTTGTCGTCGAGTTGGCCAA GCACATTCTGGATCTCAACAAAGAACAAGAAGCGGGCTTTGCGAAAAAAGTGGCAAGCATGGCTCTAGAGGCTGGATTTGAACCCTGGCGTGAAGGAAACAGTGGTGACGTTCATGCAGTTTTCGTGCAGCAGAAGTGA
- the LOC108237063 gene encoding troponin T, slow skeletal muscle: protein MSCTEEHGGHHEDEEEEQGEEERPRYKPLVTQLAPPKIPEGERVDFDDIHRKRMEKDLLELQTLIDVHFEQRKKEEEELIGLKERIERRRAERAEQQRVRAEKERDRQTRIAEERQRKEEEEAKKRADDEAKKKKVLSNMGAHFGGFLAKEEQRRGKKQTAREIKKKTLAERRKPLATENLKEDNLREKAKEMWQWIYQLESEKFDLTEKMKKQKYEINVLLNRIQHAQKFKKGHGKGKVGGRWK, encoded by the exons ATGTCTTGTACAGAAGAACACGG aGGGCATCATGAAG atgaggaggaggagcagggagagGAAG AACGCCCCAGATACAA GCCGCTAGTCACACAGCTCGCTCCACCAAAAATCCCAGAGGGGGAGAGGGTTGACTTTGAC GACATCCACAGAAAAAGGATGGAGAAAGATCTTCTGGAGCTACAGACTCTGATTGACGTCCACTTTGAGCAGaggaagaaggaggaagaggagctgatTGGGCTCAAAGAAagaatt GAGAGACGGCGAGCAGAGCGAGCTGAGCAGCAGCGTGTGAGGGCTGAAAAAGAGCGTGACAGGCAGACACGAATTGCA GAGGAGAGACAaaggaaagaggaagaagaagcaaagaaaagggCAGATGACGAggccaagaagaagaaggtgcTCTCCAACATGGGGGCTCATTTTGGAGGATTCCTTGCAAAG gaagaaCAAAGACGAGGCAAAAAGCAAACAGCGAGGGAGATCAAGAAGAAAACTCTGGCAGAGAGGCGTAAACCACTGGCTACCGAGAACCTGAAGGAGGACAACCTGAG AGAGAAAGCCAAAGAAATGTGGCAGTGGATCTACCAACTAGAATCGGAGAAGTTTGACCTGACTGAGAAgatgaaaaagcagaaatacgAG ATTAATGTCCTTCTGAACAGAATCCAGCATGCTCAGAAATT CAAAAAGGGCCACGGTAAAGGGAAGGTTGGAGGACGCTGGAAGTGA